The following proteins are encoded in a genomic region of Paenibacillus sp. FSL H3-0469:
- a CDS encoding extracellular solute-binding protein, with the protein MKKRNGSTLLLSAIMMMSLLSACGGNANNTADSANSGSTGSSGAGKDTITALLPPVSANYQARFADMEKEFNALHPNLTLKIEPASWEDMTQKLDTQVNAGSPPDIAWIGASGLSKYAALDVLIDLNPVLSDEVKADYDEVPMKYFQLGDAQYGLPAYMEIHTIGGNKQFLEEAGIDWKSIQQNGWTYDEFRKAIAKGVVKNDKGETSRYGFVFATSGVTSKDYLAILAKTAGLPDYFDKDLKYTYTSKKFLGLLTAIREMIDDGSMPKELSSIDAGKRWNMFLTGQTMITGKGLSAFENSARLNNEKIKANDGSAVADSIEVDYISLPVPTFNGADYIPTSIVDGYIALRGKKEPSEEHIKNIALAVNFLSSGSIAANYSNELFLTPITESARKAEVLEKFPRNEDNVAAGKAMMAKALPARTDIPTEQAAEALKIETEVIIPKLQALLADEITPQEMYDAVKAAAVKSFGEDGVVAD; encoded by the coding sequence ATGAAAAAAAGAAATGGTTCAACGCTGCTTTTGTCAGCAATCATGATGATGTCGCTATTATCCGCCTGTGGAGGGAACGCAAATAACACTGCGGATTCTGCAAATTCCGGAAGCACAGGCAGCAGCGGTGCGGGAAAAGATACAATAACTGCATTATTACCTCCGGTATCGGCTAATTACCAGGCCCGGTTTGCTGATATGGAAAAAGAATTTAATGCACTGCATCCTAATTTGACGCTGAAAATCGAACCGGCGAGCTGGGAAGATATGACACAAAAGCTGGATACACAAGTCAATGCAGGCTCCCCTCCGGATATTGCCTGGATCGGTGCATCCGGACTTTCGAAATATGCAGCACTAGATGTACTAATCGATCTGAACCCAGTCCTGTCTGACGAAGTTAAGGCGGATTATGACGAAGTTCCAATGAAGTATTTTCAATTGGGTGATGCCCAGTACGGCCTGCCCGCGTATATGGAAATCCACACCATCGGCGGTAATAAACAATTCCTTGAAGAAGCCGGAATTGACTGGAAGAGTATTCAGCAAAACGGCTGGACCTATGATGAGTTCCGGAAAGCTATTGCAAAAGGCGTAGTAAAAAATGATAAAGGTGAAACCAGCCGTTACGGTTTCGTATTCGCGACCTCCGGTGTAACTTCTAAAGATTACCTGGCTATTCTTGCTAAAACTGCGGGTCTGCCGGATTACTTCGACAAGGACCTCAAATACACGTATACAAGCAAAAAATTCCTGGGTCTGCTGACAGCGATCCGTGAAATGATCGACGATGGTTCTATGCCTAAAGAGTTAAGCTCCATCGATGCCGGCAAACGCTGGAATATGTTCCTGACCGGCCAAACGATGATCACCGGTAAAGGCTTGTCGGCATTTGAAAACTCCGCCCGTCTGAACAATGAGAAAATTAAAGCGAACGATGGATCAGCTGTTGCGGATTCGATCGAAGTGGATTACATTTCACTTCCTGTGCCAACCTTCAACGGTGCCGATTATATCCCTACTTCCATAGTAGATGGTTATATCGCACTCCGTGGTAAAAAAGAGCCTTCAGAAGAACATATCAAAAATATTGCCCTGGCGGTGAATTTCCTGTCTTCCGGTTCGATTGCTGCCAACTATAGTAATGAGCTGTTCTTAACACCAATTACCGAGTCTGCACGTAAAGCAGAAGTGCTTGAAAAGTTCCCGCGTAACGAAGACAACGTTGCTGCAGGTAAAGCGATGATGGCCAAAGCACTCCCGGCCCGTACAGATATTCCTACGGAGCAGGCTGCTGAAGCGCTCAAAATTGAAACAGAAGTGATTATTCCTAAACTGCAGGCATTGCTTGCCGATGAGATTACCCCGCAAGAGATGTATGATGCAGTTAAAGCAGCTGCCGTCAAATCCTTCGGTGAAGATGGTGTGGTCGCGGACTAG
- a CDS encoding sugar ABC transporter permease, whose amino-acid sequence MNQLLTKRKKLKLESDSGWGYAFIAVALIAFSLFTAYPVINAFIISLQKYRPLGSTYVGLENFVNSFSDELFWKALKNTLVYTLLTVPFNILLSFLVAILIMPFKKKTQTIFKAVYYLPAVASGVSLAVVWLWIFDPLKSGIANQAVGLFGISNQNWLGSSATAMFSLVLMSWLSSHGTAIIIYLAALLSIDNSYYEAADIDGATFLQKLRYIVIPFLKPTTLFLLVTGVIGSFQVFQNAYLMTGGGPDHATTMVGLLIFNNAFTYFEFGEAAAQSLLLAAVIALISFFQFKILGKDIEY is encoded by the coding sequence ATGAATCAATTGTTGACCAAAAGAAAAAAGCTGAAGCTCGAAAGTGACTCTGGCTGGGGATACGCGTTTATCGCAGTAGCACTTATTGCATTTTCTTTATTTACTGCCTATCCGGTAATCAATGCCTTTATAATCAGCCTGCAGAAATATCGTCCACTAGGGTCCACTTATGTCGGCCTGGAGAACTTCGTCAATTCCTTTTCAGATGAGCTGTTCTGGAAAGCGCTGAAAAATACATTGGTCTATACGCTGTTAACCGTTCCATTTAATATTTTACTGTCCTTCCTTGTTGCCATTCTGATTATGCCTTTTAAGAAAAAAACACAAACTATATTTAAAGCGGTATATTATTTGCCGGCTGTAGCTTCAGGGGTATCTCTTGCTGTCGTATGGCTGTGGATCTTTGATCCGCTAAAATCAGGTATTGCCAATCAAGCAGTCGGACTTTTTGGTATCAGTAATCAGAACTGGCTGGGTTCGAGTGCAACGGCCATGTTTTCACTTGTATTAATGTCCTGGCTGTCAAGTCATGGTACAGCGATCATTATCTATCTGGCTGCACTGCTCAGTATTGATAACAGTTATTATGAAGCAGCTGATATAGATGGGGCGACTTTTTTGCAAAAGCTGCGGTATATTGTCATTCCTTTCCTTAAGCCAACAACGCTATTCCTGCTGGTTACAGGGGTCATAGGTTCCTTCCAGGTGTTCCAGAACGCTTATCTGATGACAGGCGGCGGACCAGACCATGCCACAACTATGGTGGGATTGTTAATCTTTAACAATGCGTTCACATATTTCGAGTTTGGGGAGGCAGCGGCCCAATCCTTGCTTCTGGCAGCGGTTATTGCCTTGATCTCATTCTTCCAATTTAAGATTTTAGGTAAAGACATAGAATACTAG
- a CDS encoding carbohydrate ABC transporter permease, which yields MGLFNNNIKSKGSLFARNGLIITALLLFAAATIFPIYFMIISSFGDPVEAGAMSYSLIPAKISFESYKFFFNFSAHSWDWLKNSFIVAACITVSNVFFATLAGYAFAKMKFRGKGILFAILLGSMMIPTQVTQVPLYILIVNIFELQNTYTALIMPSIVTVYNIFLVKQFMSSIPVEIIEAAKIEGCSQPKIFWYIIMPLSKTVMAVLAILTFMAAWNDFFWPFLVTNTMDMQTIQVGLKNFRFANTTYFAPMMAGATISAVPMFILFFSLQKYFLEGVAVGAVKG from the coding sequence ATGGGGTTGTTCAACAATAATATCAAAAGCAAAGGATCGCTGTTCGCCCGTAATGGTCTGATCATTACAGCCCTTCTCCTGTTTGCCGCAGCGACCATTTTCCCGATATACTTTATGATCATTTCCTCGTTCGGTGATCCGGTAGAAGCTGGCGCAATGAGCTATTCGCTGATCCCGGCAAAGATTTCCTTTGAGTCTTATAAATTCTTTTTTAACTTCAGCGCCCATTCCTGGGATTGGTTAAAAAATTCTTTTATTGTAGCAGCTTGTATTACGGTATCAAACGTATTTTTCGCCACGCTTGCAGGATACGCTTTTGCCAAAATGAAATTTAGAGGAAAAGGCATTCTGTTCGCTATTCTGCTGGGGTCCATGATGATTCCTACTCAAGTCACCCAGGTTCCGCTGTATATATTGATCGTGAATATTTTTGAATTGCAAAATACGTATACAGCGTTGATTATGCCAAGCATTGTCACGGTGTATAACATTTTTCTGGTCAAGCAGTTCATGTCCTCCATTCCGGTAGAAATTATTGAAGCTGCCAAAATCGAAGGCTGCTCCCAGCCTAAAATCTTTTGGTATATCATTATGCCGTTGTCCAAAACGGTTATGGCAGTACTGGCCATCCTGACGTTTATGGCAGCATGGAATGACTTCTTCTGGCCGTTCCTGGTTACCAACACTATGGATATGCAGACGATTCAGGTGGGGCTCAAAAACTTCCGTTTTGCGAATACCACTTACTTTGCACCTATGATGGCAGGGGCAACCATTTCTGCCGTTCCGATGTTTATTTTGTTCTTCAGCTTACAGAAGTATTTCCTTGAAGGAGTAGCCGTCGGAGCGGTGAAAGGGTGA
- a CDS encoding anhydro-N-acetylmuramic acid kinase: MGGPAEVNLTYLVGLMSGTSVDGIDAAVIKLSSTPDTEYGIETELLVFENTPFPAHVRSSIFELFDPSKATVDKVGAMNMWLGELYARAVVSVIRKCGLAPSQIFAIGSHGQTIYHAPEEKRMDGHNLHCTVQIGEGAVIANRTGIPCISDFRVADMAMDGQGAPLVPFTEYLLFNHPEKTSLLQNIGGIGNVTVLPANASPEEVYAYDTGPGNMIIDGLVSHLFAPMTMDAGGEIAAGGEVIDQLLKWMQQDEYYSMPFPKSTGRERFGQQYVAQILQMMEEHHWKAEDVIATATRLTAWSIADSYERYIAPQHQAQRLLVGGGGSYNLTLLRDLRQLFAPFGVRVLTQEDIGGNSDAKEAVAFAVLAYHTMRRLPNNIPQVTGASRPVVMGKISWPYPEHRGLE; encoded by the coding sequence ATGGGCGGCCCAGCTGAAGTAAATCTTACCTATCTGGTTGGCTTGATGTCCGGCACATCGGTAGACGGTATTGATGCAGCGGTAATTAAGCTTTCGTCCACGCCGGACACAGAGTATGGAATAGAGACGGAATTACTGGTTTTTGAGAACACTCCGTTTCCAGCGCATGTCAGAAGTTCGATATTCGAGCTGTTTGATCCTTCCAAGGCTACGGTTGATAAGGTAGGCGCAATGAACATGTGGCTGGGGGAATTATACGCCCGGGCAGTAGTGTCGGTGATCCGCAAATGCGGACTTGCGCCTTCCCAAATATTTGCGATAGGATCCCATGGCCAAACGATCTATCATGCACCGGAAGAGAAGAGGATGGACGGCCATAACCTGCACTGTACGGTACAGATCGGAGAAGGTGCAGTGATAGCGAACCGGACGGGCATTCCCTGCATATCAGATTTTCGGGTTGCCGACATGGCAATGGATGGACAGGGAGCGCCACTCGTGCCTTTTACTGAATATTTATTGTTTAACCATCCGGAGAAAACATCACTTCTGCAGAATATTGGAGGAATAGGGAATGTAACGGTTCTTCCTGCCAATGCTTCTCCCGAAGAGGTGTATGCCTACGATACAGGGCCCGGAAATATGATTATTGACGGTCTTGTATCCCATTTATTTGCGCCAATGACGATGGATGCCGGCGGTGAAATTGCTGCGGGTGGTGAGGTTATTGATCAGCTATTGAAATGGATGCAGCAGGATGAGTATTATAGTATGCCTTTCCCGAAATCGACAGGCAGAGAACGGTTTGGACAACAATATGTTGCACAAATACTTCAGATGATGGAGGAGCATCACTGGAAAGCTGAGGATGTTATTGCCACAGCTACACGCTTGACAGCATGGAGTATTGCCGACAGCTATGAACGGTATATTGCCCCGCAGCATCAGGCTCAGCGATTGCTGGTTGGCGGCGGAGGGAGCTATAACCTGACGTTATTGCGCGATTTGCGGCAGTTATTTGCTCCCTTCGGAGTGCGGGTGCTGACACAGGAGGATATTGGCGGCAACAGTGATGCCAAGGAAGCCGTTGCTTTTGCTGTGCTGGCTTATCATACGATGAGACGTCTGCCGAATAATATCCCTCAGGTAACCGGAGCTTCCCGGCCGGTAGTCATGGGCAAAATTTCTTGGCCCTACCCGGAACACAGGGGGTTGGAATGA